A stretch of DNA from Rheinheimera sp. MMS21-TC3:
TGGCATTAATAATAATATCTTGTTTATTTTTAATTTCGTCTTCATTAATGCCAATATAGGTGCGAAGGCGAAGATTTTTAATTTTTATTATTGCACTATTATTTAGCTGCATTTCTTGCGAACCCTTATTAAAAAAAAGCGATATTATATAATTGAGTATAAGCTATTATTTAAATTAATCTGGGAATACGATTTTAAAGCGTGCACCACCATAAGGGCTATTATCTAAGGCTAATTGACCCGAGTAAGACTCAACAAGTTCGGCAACGATTGCTAAGCCTACACCATGTCCTTCGCTATAGGTATCTAAGCGTGAACCTCGTTGAAATAACTGATGATGTTTATCAGCTGGAATGCCGGGGCCATCATCTTCAACTGTTAAGGTTAATGGGTGCTGACTAATGCTAATTGATACTAGGCTTTTACAGGCTTTACTGGCATTGTCGAGTAAATTACCTAAAATTTCCATTAAATCGGTTTCATCACCTTTGAAAACATTGTTGTCATTACATTCGATATTAATAATTAAATCTTTATCTCTATATATTTTCTCTAGTGCTGAAACAAGCTTGGTGAGTAAAGGCTTAATTAAAATTTGTTTTTTCCATATATCTTGTCCTGAACTACTAGCACGTTTTAGTTGATGCTCAATCATGCCCGTTATTCTATCTAGCTGTTCTTTTAATTCAGGTTGTTGGCTTAATTCTGACGTTTGTAAAACAGCGACTGGGGTTTTAAGAGCATGGGCAAGATCACTAAGGTGATGTCTATAGCGTTGTTTTTGTCTATTTTGATTAGCCAATAACAGGTTTAAGTCTTCTTTAATAACAGCAAGCTCTGCTGGGTAACGCCCGTTTAACTGCTCTTGGCTACCATTTTCTACCCGGCGAATTTCATTATCTAAGCGTGATAAGGGTTTAGTTGTCCAGTAATAAGCTAGCAACATTAGTAATGATAGTATTATAGCTATGCCAATAAACCAACGGGCCAAGGTGCTTCTAAAACTGATATGAGGGGCACTAAGGCGCTTATCAGATTGCACCACATGTACTGTCAAAGGGACTGTAGTGTCTTCAGAATCAAATAATAAAGCGATAGATAATACCCAATACTCTTCATTGTTTTGCTCAACACCAGCAAACAAATGTTCTCCAGGCGGCAGGGCAAAGTTAGGCGGGCTAAAGTGTTGGCTTAAAGAGGAGTCGGATTGCCATACTAACTGATTTTCATCTGTAATATAGGCACTTAATCCAGAGTCAGGGCGGTAAAAGTCTGGGGCTAATGCGCTTCCTGATACTTCTATTTTACCATCGATAATATTTATTTCAGATAAAATAGCATACATGTTAACTTCTAACTTTTGCTCTGCATTAGTTAAAAGCTGAGTATAGAAGGCTTGATCTATAGCCAGAAATGAGCTCGGCAGTAGCAATAACATTAGTAAGACGCTGATAAGCAGTTGCCGTAGCTTTAAGGAGAGTGACATATTAAGCCACAGCTAATGTAAAGCG
This window harbors:
- a CDS encoding ATP-binding protein, which produces MSLSLKLRQLLISVLLMLLLLPSSFLAIDQAFYTQLLTNAEQKLEVNMYAILSEINIIDGKIEVSGSALAPDFYRPDSGLSAYITDENQLVWQSDSSLSQHFSPPNFALPPGEHLFAGVEQNNEEYWVLSIALLFDSEDTTVPLTVHVVQSDKRLSAPHISFRSTLARWFIGIAIILSLLMLLAYYWTTKPLSRLDNEIRRVENGSQEQLNGRYPAELAVIKEDLNLLLANQNRQKQRYRHHLSDLAHALKTPVAVLQTSELSQQPELKEQLDRITGMIEHQLKRASSSGQDIWKKQILIKPLLTKLVSALEKIYRDKDLIINIECNDNNVFKGDETDLMEILGNLLDNASKACKSLVSISISQHPLTLTVEDDGPGIPADKHHQLFQRGSRLDTYSEGHGVGLAIVAELVESYSGQLALDNSPYGGARFKIVFPD